In the genome of Pseudomonadota bacterium, one region contains:
- the lptG gene encoding LPS export ABC transporter permease LptG, translated as MSIIDRYLTKETIKYFCIIIAAIIGIYIVVDFFDETDIFFESGLSLPKAFFCFISKMPVAQFIPLSFLLAILVTFGLMSKNNEVVALKSGGISIYYLLRSILLLGVISFFITIFLSEVVVPITQNKVEKIWAQANRKKHAVTLKEKDIWIKGYHLISHIEYFDSSTKTIHGITLYFFDDNFRMVRRIDCEKGVFLYKGNWTLYGIIEQKLDKNNSKISFHKQLVEHLDISPEDIGIVAVKSEAMSAAELFKYVKKIESEGYDATGYRTDFYAKLSFPFICIIMCFVGTGIAFRLQVKESLPVNIVYGICAAFAYWVFFGFCISLGEGGFLNPLVAALIPNLVFLAFGVFTLLNAE; from the coding sequence ATGTCCATAATAGATAGATATTTAACAAAGGAGACTATTAAATACTTTTGTATCATTATAGCTGCAATTATAGGGATATATATTGTAGTGGATTTTTTTGATGAAACAGATATCTTTTTTGAATCCGGTCTTTCCCTTCCAAAGGCATTTTTTTGTTTTATTTCGAAAATGCCGGTTGCACAATTTATTCCTCTTAGTTTTTTACTGGCTATTCTTGTAACATTTGGCCTGATGAGTAAAAATAACGAAGTCGTGGCACTAAAAAGTGGTGGAATCAGTATATATTATCTTTTAAGATCTATACTTTTATTAGGTGTGATTTCCTTTTTTATTACTATTTTCCTGTCAGAGGTGGTTGTTCCCATAACGCAAAATAAGGTGGAAAAAATATGGGCTCAGGCAAACCGGAAAAAACACGCTGTGACCCTGAAAGAAAAAGACATATGGATAAAGGGGTATCACTTAATATCGCACATAGAATATTTTGATTCATCAACAAAGACTATCCATGGCATTACTCTCTATTTCTTTGATGATAATTTTAGGATGGTGAGAAGAATTGACTGTGAAAAGGGAGTTTTTTTATATAAAGGAAACTGGACATTATATGGTATTATTGAGCAGAAGCTTGATAAGAATAACAGCAAAATATCATTTCATAAACAACTTGTTGAACATCTCGATATTTCACCGGAAGACATAGGAATAGTAGCTGTTAAATCAGAAGCCATGAGTGCTGCCGAGCTTTTTAAATATGTAAAAAAAATCGAGTCCGAAGGGTATGATGCAACAGGTTACCGGACAGATTTTTATGCAAAACTTTCTTTTCCCTTTATTTGTATAATCATGTGTTTTGTGGGTACGGGAATAGCTTTCAGGCTACAGGTTAAAGAAAGCCTGCCTGTAAATATTGTATATGGAATATGCGCAGCTTTTGCTTATTGGGTTTTTTTTGGTTTCTGTATTTCACTTGGCGAGGGAGGCTTCCTTAATCCCTTGGTTGCCGCCCTGATTCCGAATCTTGTATTTTTAGCGTTTGGTGTGTTTACGCTTCTTAATGCCGAGTAA
- the lpxK gene encoding tetraacyldisaccharide 4'-kinase yields MNMFKKKIEEIMYSEGKPRFFSIEPLLYIFSVIYGLLIKVRIALYKKSIFKQKKLSCKIISVGNITVGGTGKTPMTIYLAQMLAGLGYKVAVVSRGYRGKYEKKGGIVSNGTKVFIGPELSGDEPFMIAAKLENIPVLVGQNRYESGLIAIKDFNVDIILLDDGFQHIKLFRDINILLLDHRRPFGNFHLVPRGILREPVKSVKRADTFILTGESSDNTKTLDLLESISKSCVVFETYNSSYYFNAGKESKDDCITLFRNKVSNDYYWLAGKKVVAFSGIAGNERFKKTIKDFKCEILDFFGFEDHYYYSDYDINRIAQSAKYLSAELVMTTEKDFARMEGRFNFPVDLIVVGVAVNFKDANSFKSFIINKLEKT; encoded by the coding sequence ATGAATATGTTTAAAAAGAAAATTGAAGAAATTATGTATTCCGAAGGGAAACCCCGGTTTTTCTCCATAGAACCTTTGCTGTATATTTTCTCAGTTATATACGGTCTCCTGATCAAAGTAAGAATTGCTTTATACAAAAAAAGTATATTTAAGCAAAAAAAACTTTCCTGCAAGATTATCTCTGTTGGCAATATAACAGTTGGCGGAACAGGAAAAACGCCTATGACAATATATCTTGCCCAAATGCTGGCCGGTCTCGGATATAAAGTTGCAGTTGTTAGCAGAGGATACAGGGGGAAATATGAAAAAAAAGGGGGAATTGTAAGCAACGGTACAAAAGTGTTTATTGGGCCTGAACTATCCGGTGATGAACCTTTTATGATAGCAGCGAAACTGGAAAATATCCCTGTTTTAGTAGGCCAAAACAGATATGAATCAGGTTTAATAGCCATAAAAGATTTTAATGTTGATATTATTTTATTAGATGACGGGTTTCAGCATATTAAACTTTTTCGTGATATTAATATTCTTCTTTTAGACCACAGGCGACCTTTCGGTAATTTTCATCTTGTTCCAAGAGGAATTTTGAGAGAACCGGTTAAATCAGTTAAAAGAGCCGATACATTTATTCTTACAGGAGAATCTTCAGATAATACCAAAACATTAGATTTGCTTGAAAGTATTTCAAAAAGCTGTGTTGTTTTTGAAACATACAATTCTTCTTATTATTTTAATGCAGGCAAAGAAAGTAAAGACGATTGTATAACTCTTTTTAGAAATAAAGTATCAAATGATTATTATTGGCTGGCTGGGAAAAAAGTTGTGGCTTTTTCCGGAATAGCTGGAAATGAGCGCTTTAAAAAAACTATTAAAGATTTTAAATGTGAAATTCTGGATTTCTTTGGATTTGAAGATCATTACTACTATAGTGATTATGATATTAATAGAATTGCGCAATCGGCAAAATATCTAAGTGCAGAACTTGTTATGACAACTGAAAAAGATTTTGCCAGAATGGAAGGCAGGTTTAATTTTCCTGTTGATCTGATTGTTGTCGGAGTAGCAGTTAATTTTAAGGATGCCAATTCTTTTAAGTCGTTTATAATAAATAAGCTGGAAAAAACATAA
- a CDS encoding type II toxin-antitoxin system HicA family toxin — MSKFPTDAPKRNVVRTLEILGFRIVREREHISMVRENPDGSKTPLTMPNHTKIKASTLRTICTQDSLSRDDFIKTYEKT; from the coding sequence ATGTCTAAATTTCCCACAGACGCACCAAAACGAAATGTTGTAAGAACTTTGGAGATATTGGGTTTTCGTATAGTTCGCGAAAGGGAACATATTTCTATGGTACGAGAAAATCCGGACGGCAGTAAAACCCCTTTGACTATGCCAAATCATACTAAAATAAAGGCTTCTACTTTAAGGACAATCTGCACACAAGATAGCCTATCACGAGACGATTTCATAAAAACATACGAAAAAACATGA
- a CDS encoding type II toxin-antitoxin system HicB family antitoxin — MKQYKVVVEKHSDGYVAYPLGIKGIVVGQGDTYEEALSDVKSAIRFHIETFGDKDLDIEPPILEAFVAEAGI; from the coding sequence ATGAAACAATATAAAGTGGTTGTCGAAAAGCATTCTGATGGATATGTTGCCTATCCCTTGGGAATCAAGGGGATTGTAGTTGGACAAGGGGATACCTATGAAGAAGCTTTGTCAGACGTAAAGTCTGCAATCCGTTTCCATATCGAAACCTTTGGAGACAAAGACCTTGATATTGAGCCGCCTATTCTTGAGGCATTTGTTGCCGAAGCCGGGATTTAA
- a CDS encoding type II toxin-antitoxin system prevent-host-death family antitoxin gives MSVRTDPQIISQNGKPAFAVIPWSEYQALIHKQVEPDESDVWFPNEVVKANVRGEGLIKAWREYFKLTQAELATKAGMKQSALARIESGNASPRKTTLSKLSEAMGISVEQLID, from the coding sequence ATGAGCGTACGTACTGATCCTCAAATCATTTCACAAAACGGCAAACCCGCTTTTGCAGTTATTCCTTGGAGTGAATACCAGGCTCTAATTCATAAACAGGTCGAGCCTGATGAATCCGATGTCTGGTTTCCAAATGAGGTTGTAAAGGCCAATGTTCGAGGTGAAGGTTTAATCAAGGCATGGCGGGAATATTTTAAACTTACCCAGGCAGAATTGGCCACCAAAGCAGGAATGAAGCAATCAGCCTTAGCAAGGATAGAAAGTGGTAATGCCAGCCCAAGAAAAACCACATTGTCAAAACTATCAGAAGCAATGGGAATTAGTGTCGAGCAATTAATAGATTGA
- a CDS encoding type II toxin-antitoxin system RelE/ParE family toxin gives MKKIPIHYREAIHNSVDQLANFPKCKQLDISELKDHRYDYRLRVGRYRVLFNYANIVKIIEIQEVKKRDERTY, from the coding sequence ATGAAAAAGATTCCCATTCATTACCGGGAGGCAATCCATAACAGCGTGGATCAGTTGGCGAATTTTCCAAAATGCAAACAGCTTGATATTTCTGAACTGAAGGATCACCGTTATGATTATCGCCTGAGAGTGGGCCGATATCGAGTGCTCTTTAATTATGCCAACATCGTTAAAATTATAGAAATACAAGAGGTTAAAAAACGAGATGAGCGTACGTACTGA
- a CDS encoding type II toxin-antitoxin system RelE/ParE family toxin: MKIIWSPLAIDRVTEIAAYIAQDKPSAAEKWVDTIFSKVAQLKSSPALGRIVPEISNDQFRELIYGNYRIIYRIEKNQISILTIRHGKQILPVEEIME, translated from the coding sequence ATGAAGATAATCTGGTCACCGCTGGCTATAGATAGGGTCACTGAAATCGCAGCATACATCGCTCAGGACAAGCCTTCAGCAGCAGAAAAATGGGTTGATACAATATTTTCAAAAGTTGCGCAGCTAAAATCTTCCCCTGCGCTAGGTAGGATTGTGCCTGAAATTTCAAACGATCAATTCAGAGAGCTAATTTACGGAAATTACCGCATCATTTATCGTATTGAAAAGAACCAAATATCTATTCTCACAATTAGACATGGCAAGCAGATATTGCCAGTAGAAGAAATTATGGAATAA
- a CDS encoding type II toxin-antitoxin system Phd/YefM family antitoxin, with product MQRLKIDQDIKPLSEVRTGIANFIKQVHDTKRPLIITQHGKGVAVLIDAQEYEAIQERLDLLTDVQIALNQIETGHGINHDDAKENVLRRIQK from the coding sequence ATGCAACGACTAAAAATTGACCAGGATATCAAACCGTTATCTGAGGTAAGAACAGGTATTGCGAATTTCATCAAGCAAGTCCACGACACAAAAAGACCATTGATCATCACCCAACACGGAAAAGGTGTTGCCGTACTTATAGATGCCCAAGAGTATGAGGCAATACAGGAGAGACTTGACCTTCTTACAGATGTTCAAATAGCCTTAAACCAAATTGAGACCGGACACGGAATAAATCATGATGATGCAAAAGAAAATGTCTTGAGGCGAATCCAAAAATGA
- a CDS encoding transposase: MPRKARIDCTGALHHVIIRGIERRKIFRSDFDRTNFLNRLSELIPETRTDCFAWALMTNHVHLLLRTGLVPISVFMSRLLTGYAGWFNKKYRRHGQLFQNRYKSILCQEDVYLKELVRYIHLNPLRAGLVSSLGELDKYLWCGHHVLMRSPKETWQNINYIYGFFSEKKREARKMYRDFVGKGISLGNRPDLTGGGLLRSSGGWTALKESRKAGIRLKGDERILGNSDFVENVLKSSEESFKQKYELKARGIDFDVVKERVAKLLGIKPEEVTACDKSPQTVRARSLLCFWAHRKLGMSTVEIAGILNMSQPAISRSSRRGEKIARENRFELTNNGNA; this comes from the coding sequence ATGCCAAGGAAAGCAAGAATAGACTGTACTGGTGCATTGCATCACGTAATCATTCGGGGAATCGAACGACGAAAAATTTTCAGGTCTGATTTTGACCGGACAAATTTTTTGAACCGGCTTTCTGAGCTGATCCCTGAGACAAGAACGGATTGTTTTGCATGGGCTTTAATGACTAATCATGTGCATCTGTTACTAAGAACCGGGTTGGTTCCTATTTCAGTATTCATGAGCCGATTGCTAACCGGATATGCCGGTTGGTTTAATAAAAAGTATCGTCGGCATGGCCAGCTATTTCAAAACCGTTATAAATCTATCTTGTGTCAAGAAGACGTGTATTTAAAAGAGCTGGTGCGGTATATTCACTTGAACCCTCTAAGGGCGGGACTTGTCTCAAGCCTTGGTGAGCTGGACAAATATCTATGGTGCGGTCATCATGTATTAATGAGATCTCCGAAGGAAACATGGCAGAATATCAATTATATTTACGGTTTTTTCTCTGAGAAAAAAAGAGAAGCCCGGAAGATGTACCGGGATTTTGTTGGCAAGGGCATTTCTTTGGGGAACCGCCCTGATTTGACAGGAGGCGGACTATTAAGGAGTTCGGGCGGGTGGACCGCTCTCAAAGAATCTCGCAAAGCTGGAATTCGCCTTAAAGGTGATGAGCGTATTTTGGGCAATAGCGATTTTGTTGAAAATGTTCTCAAATCATCTGAAGAATCTTTTAAACAGAAATATGAATTAAAAGCCAGGGGCATTGATTTTGATGTTGTAAAAGAGCGCGTGGCTAAACTTCTGGGGATAAAGCCTGAAGAGGTCACTGCATGCGACAAATCCCCCCAAACAGTTCGAGCCAGGTCCCTGCTGTGCTTTTGGGCACATCGAAAACTTGGGATGAGCACAGTTGAAATTGCAGGTATATTAAACATGAGCCAGCCTGCGATTAGTCGTTCTTCGAGAAGGGGTGAAAAAATCGCAAGAGAAAATCGATTTGAGCTAACTAATAATGGGAACGCATAA
- a CDS encoding VPLPA-CTERM sorting domain-containing protein: MVFVCAASQAFSASYWSYDGQAYSKVIWSVDGTSTQDQQFYGPLTGSVDAVVSFADGHAQSGDTSASVNSIAVGLIGYHSTISSGTAAATIYGLAEGAYTISFDYVTTPNKVEGLLFSTAYAGYEMSGSSNELSGSDHFSTIVNPDEWVSFFTRCQTNALDGSITASASIFNITVEPYSAIPTPIPGAAWLLGSGLIGLAGFSRRKK; the protein is encoded by the coding sequence TTGGTCTTCGTGTGTGCTGCATCCCAGGCGTTTTCGGCATCTTATTGGAGTTACGATGGTCAGGCGTATTCAAAGGTCATCTGGTCTGTTGATGGCACATCAACGCAAGATCAGCAATTCTACGGTCCATTGACCGGCAGTGTAGATGCGGTAGTAAGCTTTGCTGACGGACATGCCCAGTCAGGCGATACTTCTGCTTCAGTGAACTCAATTGCAGTCGGTTTGATCGGATATCACAGCACCATATCCAGCGGAACGGCCGCTGCCACAATCTATGGTCTTGCGGAAGGTGCGTACACGATCAGTTTCGACTATGTTACGACCCCAAACAAAGTAGAGGGGCTGCTGTTCAGCACAGCCTATGCCGGATATGAGATGTCAGGAAGTTCGAATGAACTGTCGGGCTCCGATCATTTTTCAACGATAGTCAATCCCGATGAGTGGGTATCATTTTTTACCCGCTGTCAGACCAACGCCCTGGATGGTTCGATCACTGCAAGCGCAAGCATATTCAATATCACAGTGGAGCCTTATTCAGCTATCCCTACCCCCATTCCTGGCGCTGCCTGGCTTCTGGGGTCTGGTCTTATAGGACTGGCAGGTTTTAGCAGAAGAAAAAAATAG
- a CDS encoding PEP-CTERM sorting domain-containing protein, with protein sequence MDTVFQDNSGSLKLTVTGSSVPLPSAFWLLGSGLLGIIRLKRKIS encoded by the coding sequence ATGGATACCGTTTTCCAAGATAATTCCGGCAGTCTGAAACTCACCGTAACTGGATCGTCAGTACCTCTCCCGTCAGCTTTCTGGCTCTTAGGTTCAGGCCTTCTGGGCATAATAAGGCTGAAACGCAAAATTTCATAA
- a CDS encoding tyrosine-type recombinase/integrase, translated as MIDVILNWRRFMKRRNFSPHAVKNYLNLIKHFIIWLDVPVEEVTSATVSRYIEHMMRKRLVPKTVNCHLNAIRQFYHYLREDEGVTIANPIRKNHFQKMSRPLPRYLRDEQVVSLFKVIKGARDRAMFMLMLRCGLRVEEVANLTIGVIDVKRKTILVEDGKGGKDRVVYMSHDVLQALAAYLRVRPPSRTGKIFLSEKKPCQGQPISIRGIQRRMELYARQAKLKVSCHHLRHTMATQLLNADADLCTIQDLLGHSHVKTTQRYCWISNMKVQRDYFKAMEVIMQQTVGTQNNP; from the coding sequence ATGATCGATGTGATCCTGAATTGGCGGCGATTTATGAAGCGCAGGAACTTTTCACCCCATGCCGTGAAGAACTATCTGAATCTCATTAAACACTTTATCATCTGGCTGGATGTGCCGGTGGAGGAGGTGACATCCGCCACAGTATCACGCTACATTGAGCATATGATGAGGAAGAGGCTGGTGCCAAAGACGGTAAACTGCCACTTGAATGCTATCCGTCAGTTCTACCATTACCTGCGGGAAGATGAAGGGGTAACCATTGCCAACCCCATCAGGAAGAATCACTTCCAGAAGATGTCCAGACCTCTACCTCGATATCTGAGAGACGAACAGGTGGTCAGCCTCTTCAAGGTCATAAAAGGTGCACGTGACCGGGCCATGTTCATGCTTATGCTCCGATGCGGGTTACGAGTGGAAGAGGTAGCCAATCTAACCATAGGCGTCATAGATGTCAAACGCAAGACCATACTGGTCGAGGATGGCAAGGGTGGAAAAGATCGGGTTGTCTATATGAGCCATGATGTCCTTCAGGCCCTGGCGGCCTATCTGAGGGTACGGCCTCCCTCCAGGACCGGGAAGATCTTTCTATCGGAAAAGAAACCCTGCCAGGGACAGCCTATCTCCATCCGCGGCATACAGCGGCGCATGGAATTGTATGCTCGCCAAGCAAAACTCAAGGTGTCCTGTCACCATCTCCGGCACACTATGGCCACCCAACTGCTCAATGCCGATGCCGATCTCTGCACCATTCAGGATCTCTTGGGGCATAGCCATGTGAAAACCACTCAGCGGTACTGCTGGATCTCAAACATGAAAGTGCAGAGAGACTACTTCAAAGCTATGGAGGTGATCATGCAACAAACGGTTGGCACCCAAAATAATCCTTGA
- a CDS encoding tyrosine-type recombinase/integrase, with protein MTIGYSDLQQTEIFSDFKTPAIMAHRYYQMRLRFNKHPEGCLEVLGKILKRLGRMDLPGKDQVEAYLRYLTLGNRRPRTLYSRFGTIVLFLTLLRDSGLTSLEAITRRDVEAFIEHEQDRGNMITTIRTKLVNVQAFLRYLLEEGIVSAEIFGRRIRLQLPERLPRAMDPDDLRQLLLVIQNVRNRAMILVLLRTGMRIGELLNTKMADVYLKERKIEVYEGEKNRLGRVVYLSDDAVRALRKWLKQRYPGEEYLIYTRTGTMSYSTARMIFQRYLVKAGLADKGYSLHALRHTFATEFLNAGMRLECLQVLLGHRSIEQTRRYARLTDKTREEEYFRAMSKIERRDSHDRCDPELAAIYEAQELFTPCREELSESH; from the coding sequence ATGACGATTGGATATAGTGATCTTCAGCAGACGGAAATATTTTCTGATTTTAAGACTCCCGCCATTATGGCTCACCGTTATTATCAAATGCGATTACGATTTAACAAACATCCTGAAGGCTGTTTAGAAGTGCTGGGCAAGATTTTGAAGCGGCTGGGCCGGATGGACCTGCCGGGGAAGGATCAGGTGGAAGCCTATCTTCGTTACCTGACACTTGGCAACCGCAGACCGAGGACCCTGTATAGTCGCTTTGGAACTATTGTTCTTTTTCTTACCCTCTTAAGGGATAGCGGCCTGACATCTCTGGAAGCCATTACCCGAAGGGATGTGGAGGCGTTTATCGAGCACGAGCAGGACCGGGGGAATATGATTACGACAATCAGGACAAAGCTGGTAAATGTGCAAGCCTTCCTCCGCTATTTGCTGGAGGAAGGAATAGTCTCTGCAGAAATATTTGGCCGGAGGATACGGTTGCAGTTACCGGAGCGGCTGCCACGGGCGATGGACCCGGATGATCTGCGGCAGCTGCTTTTGGTTATTCAAAATGTCCGTAACCGAGCCATGATCCTGGTCTTGTTGAGAACAGGTATGCGGATCGGTGAACTACTCAATACCAAGATGGCCGACGTCTATCTCAAGGAGCGGAAAATAGAGGTTTACGAAGGAGAGAAGAATCGGTTGGGCAGGGTGGTCTATCTCAGTGATGATGCGGTCAGGGCTCTGCGGAAATGGTTAAAGCAAAGGTATCCTGGCGAGGAGTACCTGATCTACACTCGGACCGGCACTATGTCTTACAGCACCGCTCGGATGATCTTTCAGCGCTATCTGGTCAAGGCGGGATTAGCAGACAAAGGATATTCCCTGCATGCGCTTCGGCACACTTTTGCCACGGAGTTTCTTAACGCCGGCATGCGTCTGGAGTGTCTCCAGGTTTTGCTGGGTCACCGGAGCATTGAGCAGACGAGGCGTTATGCCCGACTGACCGATAAGACCCGGGAGGAAGAATATTTTAGAGCCATGTCGAAGATCGAAAGGAGGGATAGTCATGATCGATGTGATCCTGAATTGGCGGCGATTTATGAAGCGCAGGAACTTTTCACCCCATGCCGTGAAGAACTATCTGAATCTCATTAA
- a CDS encoding acetate--CoA ligase family protein produces the protein MDNFEAIFSPKSVAVIGASTTPGKVGHDIFANILKGGFKGVLYPVNPGAKSVLCVRAYPTLTDIPDEVDLAMIILPPAAALKAAHEAIEKNVKGLVIVSAGFREVGGKGLEIENEIVSVCRKANVRVVGPNCLGVINPNPLVKLNASFSTRMPKFGNVSFISQSGALCTAVLDFAADMDFGFSKFISIGNKADVDELDLLKYLHKDLDTEVIMIYLEELRRGPEFVEAVKKITLGDMRPTPIIAIKSGRTGAGALAAASHTGALAGTEAVYDAIFEQSGIIRVDSIHELFDYSSAFASKNENEQGKLRGKVPAGNRVAIVTNAGGPGIVATDMTVSSGLRLAKFSEETIEALASHLPTTANIHNPVDVIGDAAQDRYENALSAVTRDEGVDGALVILTPQSMTNALGTAEAIAKIARRSDKPILCCFMGIFDVSAGVKYLQEHGIPVFKFPENAAKALGALYKYSTLINRQELAPYSLKHDKKRAEEIIALCIEEGKYKLGELESSELLECYGFKTLISKLATTKDEAAQIADNITFPVAMKIVSPDILHKTDAGGVVLGINNRNEVLETFDDIIKKALEFDSKAKITGILIQQMAKKGAEVILGMNRYPVFGPLMMVGLGGIFVELFQDVVFRLAPVERNEAKRAIRQIKGFKLFKGFRGRPICDLESLNKAFVSLSEMAINHEEIMEMDINPILVHEEGFGATVADCRIILRKEDAK, from the coding sequence ATGGATAACTTCGAAGCAATTTTTTCGCCAAAATCCGTAGCCGTAATTGGAGCTTCGACCACGCCGGGAAAAGTCGGGCATGATATTTTTGCCAATATTTTAAAAGGCGGTTTCAAGGGCGTTCTTTATCCGGTTAATCCGGGCGCCAAATCCGTTTTGTGTGTGAGGGCTTATCCCACCTTAACAGACATACCCGATGAGGTTGATCTTGCTATGATTATCCTGCCTCCTGCTGCAGCCTTAAAAGCCGCCCATGAAGCAATAGAAAAAAATGTAAAGGGGCTTGTGATAGTGTCAGCAGGCTTTCGGGAGGTCGGAGGCAAAGGGCTTGAAATAGAAAATGAAATAGTATCTGTCTGTAGAAAGGCAAATGTCAGGGTGGTAGGTCCCAATTGCCTTGGTGTAATAAACCCCAATCCTTTGGTAAAACTTAATGCAAGTTTTTCAACCCGCATGCCTAAATTCGGAAATGTATCCTTTATTTCACAAAGTGGTGCTCTTTGTACGGCCGTACTTGATTTTGCCGCAGATATGGATTTTGGTTTTTCAAAATTTATTTCTATAGGAAACAAGGCCGATGTGGATGAGCTTGATCTTCTCAAATATCTTCATAAGGATTTAGATACGGAAGTAATAATGATCTATCTTGAAGAATTGCGGCGCGGACCGGAATTTGTTGAAGCAGTAAAAAAAATCACATTGGGCGATATGAGACCGACACCGATTATAGCCATAAAGTCAGGGCGCACAGGAGCCGGGGCTTTGGCGGCAGCATCTCATACCGGGGCTTTGGCGGGAACAGAAGCTGTTTATGATGCAATCTTTGAGCAATCCGGTATTATCCGGGTTGATTCAATTCATGAGCTTTTTGATTATTCAAGTGCATTCGCGTCTAAAAATGAAAATGAGCAGGGAAAGCTTAGAGGAAAAGTTCCGGCCGGTAACAGAGTTGCTATTGTAACAAATGCCGGCGGGCCCGGAATTGTCGCTACCGATATGACGGTTTCTTCCGGCTTAAGACTTGCAAAATTTTCCGAAGAAACGATTGAAGCACTTGCAAGTCATCTTCCTACAACTGCCAATATCCATAACCCGGTTGATGTAATAGGTGATGCAGCACAAGACAGATATGAAAATGCGCTTTCTGCTGTGACAAGAGACGAGGGTGTTGACGGAGCACTTGTAATTTTAACTCCACAGTCAATGACTAACGCCCTTGGTACTGCGGAAGCAATAGCAAAAATCGCCAGGCGATCAGACAAACCTATACTTTGCTGTTTCATGGGTATTTTTGATGTTTCCGCAGGTGTTAAATATTTGCAGGAGCATGGTATTCCTGTTTTTAAATTTCCAGAAAACGCCGCTAAAGCGCTTGGGGCGCTTTATAAATATTCCACTTTGATAAACCGGCAGGAATTAGCGCCATATAGTTTGAAACATGATAAAAAACGTGCAGAAGAAATCATTGCCCTCTGCATAGAAGAAGGAAAGTATAAATTAGGTGAACTTGAAAGCAGTGAATTGCTGGAATGCTATGGTTTTAAAACTCTGATTTCCAAACTTGCCACGACAAAAGATGAGGCAGCACAAATTGCAGACAATATCACTTTTCCTGTGGCTATGAAAATTGTTTCACCGGATATTTTGCATAAAACGGATGCAGGTGGTGTGGTACTTGGAATTAATAATAGAAATGAAGTATTGGAAACATTTGATGATATAATTAAAAAAGCTTTGGAATTTGACAGCAAGGCAAAGATCACAGGCATACTGATTCAGCAGATGGCAAAAAAAGGTGCAGAGGTGATTCTTGGCATGAACCGTTATCCTGTTTTTGGACCATTAATGATGGTAGGGCTTGGAGGAATCTTTGTTGAGCTTTTCCAGGATGTTGTGTTCAGGCTTGCTCCGGTGGAAAGAAACGAAGCAAAAAGGGCGATTCGCCAGATAAAAGGATTCAAATTGTTTAAAGGTTTCAGGGGAAGACCCATTTGCGATCTTGAATCACTCAACAAGGCATTCGTCAGTCTGTCTGAAATGGCGATTAACCATGAAGAAATTATGGAAATGGATATAAATCCAATTCTTGTCCATGAAGAAGGCTTTGGCGCAACAGTAGCTGATTGCCGCATAATTCTAAGAAAAGAAGATGCCAAATAA
- a CDS encoding 4'-phosphopantetheinyl transferase superfamily protein, with translation MPNNKPIYPVILAVPEQEKNLKGRNKVKALSTLARLALKLSCEKSGIIPGVLIKDQNDAPVPFDGNFWSITHKSEYVGGVVSKKATGLDIEKIKPVSKALMDKVAGPKEWGLSDFDKEILFFRFWTSKEAVLKASGKGIVALSDCRIEKILNDKSIIVSYKNKALNVVHYYFDGHIASVVDNGFDVEWTLV, from the coding sequence ATGCCAAATAATAAGCCGATATATCCTGTTATTTTAGCTGTTCCGGAACAAGAAAAAAATCTTAAAGGAAGAAATAAGGTTAAAGCATTAAGTACCCTTGCAAGATTAGCGCTTAAACTTTCATGCGAAAAAAGCGGAATAATTCCCGGAGTTCTTATTAAAGATCAAAATGATGCTCCTGTTCCTTTTGATGGGAATTTCTGGTCTATTACTCATAAAAGCGAATATGTGGGGGGCGTTGTTTCTAAAAAAGCGACAGGATTGGATATCGAGAAAATCAAGCCTGTTTCAAAAGCTCTTATGGATAAAGTTGCCGGCCCTAAGGAATGGGGGCTTTCGGATTTTGATAAAGAAATCTTGTTTTTCCGTTTCTGGACATCCAAGGAAGCTGTATTGAAAGCATCGGGCAAAGGGATAGTCGCTCTTTCGGATTGCCGCATTGAAAAGATATTAAATGACAAATCTATTATTGTGAGTTACAAAAACAAAGCATTAAATGTTGTGCATTATTATTTTGACGGGCATATCGCATCTGTTGTCGATAACGGTTTTGATGTGGAATGGACTCTTGTATAG